The window TTTTAGAAGAATTGGCGCAATTGGTGCTAAGACAGTAAATGTAATTTACTGTTTAGTAATATTTAATATTGATAAACAGATTatcatgtatttttcatttaaatcacaATTCTGTAGGTAATCAAAATCtgatcaataaaaaatgaatgcagtgaataaaaaacaatatttgtgtCTGATTTGTTATTATGAATTACTataaaaatgatgaatgatTGTAATGTATGAATGTATTTCAGCCAGATGCCTCCCCGTAAAAACTGCACATACTCCTTTttattcttgtgttttaaaCTCCAACAGAATACAAAATGTCCATCCCTTCTGTCCTCACACTGGGTAAAATTGGTGTCACTTACACTGTAATACAACTTTATATAGAGCTGTGAGTGTTACTCTATAAGGTAAGGTGTGTGAAGAGGTATATTGGAtcttattattaataaaaacataaataagacAGAAGTTATAGAGCGATATTACGACttctaattttaattttaaaatgagttgACTTCTGAGTCGTCCTAACTTCAGCCATGGGAAGTGTTTTTAATCTGATTGATCCCAACATCCTGCTGCAGTGATGTGATTGGCTCTTCAGTGACCAATGAGCATGGTCAGAGAGCAGGGCAGCTCTCCTGACTGTGAATATAAACCAGAGCTTCAGGTAAGGTTTCTCATCGACAAGATCACTCAGCAACCATGATGTCTCTAGTCTTTGTTCTGCTCATTGGAGCTGCTTGTGAGTGTGAACCTCTTTCCCTTTCAGGCTTAGAGTCTACTAACCTTTATCCCTGAACTTTATCAAAGCCTATCCCAAAAGGGGTTTTGATTTGATGACGTTCAAAGTGATCTCTAACCATCCTCAGTTCTCCAATGAATAATGCAGACTTGGGGTTTAACGAAATATTaaggaaaaatacaaagtagCCTTTATTTTGTGGAGAATGTTTGACATCTTTAAACCAACAACTAACAAGTGGATATGTGTGCATTTTCAGTCGCCATCGACGACGACAAGATCGTCGGAGGGTATGAGTGCACCCCCCACTCCCAGCCCCATACGGTCTCTCTGCAGTCTGGCTACCACTTCTGTGGAGGCTCTCTGGTCAACGAGGACTGGGTTGTGTCTGCTGCTCACTGCTACAAGTCGTAAGTACAttcctcatgttttcttcagGTGTTTGCAGCTTCATTATTTATAATCATTTCTGTGTGCTTTTTTCTAATCCCccacttctctttcttttttagtcGTATTGAGGTTCGTCTTGGAGAGCACCACATCAGGGTGAACGAGGGAACCGAGCAGTTCATCAGCTCCTCCCGCGTCATCCGCCACCCCAGGTACAGCTCCTACAACATCAACAACGACATCATGCTGATCAAGCTGAGCAAGTCCGCCACCCTCAACCAGTACGTGACGCCTGTGGCTCTGCCCACCAGCTGTGCCCCCGCTGGCACCATGTGCAAAGTCGCCGGCTGGGGCAACACCATGAGCTCCAGTGAGTAACTAATGCTGCATTGACTTCTTAATCTGTAGGTCTGTAATGCATTGTAGCTCCATTTTGATCTCTGCATTTCTCTGTTGATTCTCAGGTGCTGACGGCAACAAGCTGCAGTGCTTGAACATCCCCATCCTGTCCGACAGGGATTGTGATAACTCTTACCCCGGCATGATCACTGACGCCATGTTCTGCGCTGGATACCTGGAGGGAGGCAAGGACTCTTGCCAGGTATGTCATTTAATGTTCAGAAAGAAATACAGGAATAACTATGTGAATTATCTTGTTTGACCTTTGAAGGTTTATTAAACCTTTGAAATCCTTCACTCTCTGTTCTCAGGGTGACTCTGGTGGCCCCGTTGTGTGCAACGGTCAGCTGCAGGGTGTTGTGTCCTGGGGCTACGGATGTGCCGAGAGAGATCACCCCGGTGTCTACGCCAAGGTACACCTAAAATATCTCTTCATAATATGCACAAGTGCCCAGTAATGAGTCATCACTGAAGCTGTTGTGCTAAAACCttgttctgtctctgtttgtagGTCTGCCTCTTCAACGACTGGCTGGAGAGCACCATGGCCAGCAACTAAGTGATCAAAGTTGATCATCAAGTTCAGTCAACAGCTCAACACCCTGTCTGTTCATGTTCCATCTTTTTGTACTGGACActatgacaaataaaaaaaatgaaagtacaACACTTGGGTCTACTTTGTGACATTATTTCCCAGgacagaaattaaaaagttaGCTCTCTTTTACAAATCTGAATTGATTCTTTCTTGTGACTTTTTTAATACAATGACTGAGATCTCAGATGAGACAGGACAGCAGGTTCAGATTGACCAAATGGCAatctcatttatttaaaaaaaaaaagccaacataTAAGTCTAAACAACTGCAGTACTTTTAGTGTCCACATGAGGCTCATTCCAAAAACCAAGGAATCCCCATCAAGTCCCAAATTAAAATGTCGATTTTTACAGAAGAAATACACCTTTAGAAATGGTTTTGGTCTCTATGGTTAAATTCTTCATCATTTAAAACTGTGCAGGAGTTGGATTTTTGATGACTCATTAAAATCAATTATATTAAGGCCAAGAGTAATTAGGCATAATCATGGTCAAGGCATTAAAACatgaggagtttttttaaattatttatttcatgctATAAAAGGTATAAATTGACAAGATCTACAGCTCTGATAATAAATGTAACTCCTTAGGCATCGTGTAGAGGAGAAACGACGagaggaaatttaaaaaaaaactaaaacgaTTCATTGAATTTCTTTAACTGTGAGTGTCAAACAGACACAATATTCACTCTGGTGTGGACTGCAGAGAGCTGAGGGATATTTGCTTTTTTATCAGCAAGTTACattaatgaaatgtgtttttgttagcAGAAGCGACGGGATATCAACACTGAGCCCGTCTGCGCAGGCTCTGGCTCTCAATACACATTATGTTAGCGCCCGTCAAGGGGCTATTTCTAACTAATCTTTGTACAATGGGAGGAGGTTGAGGCGCATTGTCCATCTgtatatacagtcaatggttcACACACTTCTAAATATAGAGTGACTCATGTACCTGTGCAATCTGACCAGAGAAACACATGCCAACTTTGAACAAAAAGAGGTGGACTCTAAAGTTTAGCAAAAAAATAGTTTATCTTAATAAtctttggaaaacaaaagtgCACTAAAATCTTTGACTTGAAGAAAATAAGTAGGGGACGTATTGTGACAATATGCTTTTGCAGAATGTTaaatcatttatgtttttatatcagGGAGATTGGGAGCCGCTGGTTTTAAGATGAATTTCTTATGCTGCTTAATAGGAATAAAATTTAAGAGCTCATTATGTGCTTTCCTTTTCTGAAGGGTGATAACAACTCAatgctgatgatgatattgGAGTTGAtgaaaaaacaagtgacaactGGAGTGTAATGTAAGACTGTTTTTCCAACACAGGCTTGACACTACAACCTGCACATAACCTTTTTATTCCTGTGTCTTAATCACAAGTTTTCTTAACACAATACAAAATGTTCATCCTCTTTGTCATCATCTCACTCCACATAGAACAACTCTTACTACTAAAATATTAAATGAGGGCTGTTAAAAGGCAAGTTGTGTGAACGGGTTCAATGTAACACCCTGTTTGGATAATATGGGTGTTTTAATTTTACAAATACTTAAAACAGAAGAAAGCAGATCTATATTCAGAATTTCCCTTCTGATTAACAAAACCTGCTGACACCACAACTATATTATCTTGCCACCTGCACTTTTTCCTGCTGCAGTGATTGGCTCTTCAGTGACCAATGAGCATGGTCAGAGAGCAGGGCAGCTCTCCTGACTGTGAATATAAACCAGAGCTTCAGGTAAGGTCTCTCATCGACAAGATCATTCAGCAACCATGAGGTCTCTAGTCTTTGTTCTGCTCATCGGAGCTGCTTGTGAGTGTGAACCTCTTTCCCTTTCAGGCTACGGGTCTCCTGAACTTTATCAAAGCGTTTTTGATTTGATGACGTTCAAAGTGATCTCTAACCATCCTCAGTTCTCTAATGAATATTGCAGACTTGGGGTTTGACTAAAACTTGAGAAAAATAGATATTCTTTCTCAAAGTAGCCTTTATTTTGTGGAGAATGTTTGACATCTTTAAACCAACAACTAACAAGTGGATATGTGTGCATTTTCAGTCGCCATCGACGACGACAAGATCGTCGGAGGGTATGAGTGCACCCCCCACTCCCAGCCCCATACGGTCTCTCTGCAGTCTGGCTACCACTTCTGTGGAGGCTCTCTGGTCAACGAGGACTGGGTTGTGTCTGCTGCTCACTGCTACAAGTCGTAAGTACAttcctcatgttttcttcagGTGTTTGCAGCTTCATTATTTATAATCATTTCTGTGTGCTTTTTTCTAATTCCccacttctctttcttttttagtcGTATTGAGGTTCGTCTTGGAGAGCACCACATCAAGGTGAACGAGGGAACCGAGCAGTTCATCAGCTCCTCCCGCGTCATCCGCCACCCCAGGTACAGCTCCTACAACATCGACAACGACATCATGCTGATCAAGCTGAGCAAGTCCGCCACCCTCAACCAGTACGTGACGCCTGTGGCTCTGCCCACCAGCTGTGCCCCCGCTGGCACCATGTGCAAAGTCGCTGGCTGGGGCAACACCATGAGCTCCAGTGAGTAACTAATGCTGCATTGACTTCTTAATCTGTAGGTCTGTAATGCATTGTAGCTCCATTTTGATCTCTGCATTTCTCTGTTGATTCTCAGGTGCTGACCGCAACAAGCTGCAGTGCTTGAACATCCCCATCCTGTCCGACAGGGATTGTGATAACTCTTACCCCGGCATGATCACTGACGCCATGTTCTGCGCTGGATACCTGGAGGGAGGCAAGGACTCTTGCCAGGTATGTCATTTAATGTTCAGAAAGAAATACAGGAATAACTATGTGAATTATCTTGTTTGGCCTTTGAAGGTTTATTAAACCTTTGAAATCCTTCACTCTCTGTTCTCAGGGTGACTCTGGTGGCCCCGTCGTGTGCAACGGTCAGCTGCAGGGTGTTGTGTCCTGGGGCTACGGATGTGCCGAGAGAGATCACCCCGGTGTCTACGCCAAGGTAAACCTAAAATATGTATTCATAATATGCACAAGTGCCCAGTAAGGAGTTATCACTGAAGCTGCTGTGCTAAAACCttgttctgtctctgtttgtagGTCTGCCTCTTCAACGACTGGCTGGAGAGCACCATGGCCAGCAACTAAGTGATCAAAGTCGATCATCAAGTTCAGTCAACAGCTCAACACCCTGTCTGTTTATGTTCCATCTTTTTGTACTGGACActatgacaaataaaaaaatgaaagcacaaCACTTGGGTCTGCTTTTTGTGACATTATATCCAAGAAG is drawn from Labrus bergylta chromosome 8, fLabBer1.1, whole genome shotgun sequence and contains these coding sequences:
- the LOC109996301 gene encoding trypsin-1, with the protein product MRSLVFVLLIGAAFAIDDDKIVGGYECTPHSQPHTVSLQSGYHFCGGSLVNEDWVVSAAHCYKSRIEVRLGEHHIKVNEGTEQFISSSRVIRHPRYSSYNIDNDIMLIKLSKSATLNQYVTPVALPTSCAPAGTMCKVAGWGNTMSSSADRNKLQCLNIPILSDRDCDNSYPGMITDAMFCAGYLEGGKDSCQGDSGGPVVCNGQLQGVVSWGYGCAERDHPGVYAKVCLFNDWLESTMASN
- the LOC109996299 gene encoding trypsin-1-like — translated: MMSLVFVLLIGAAFAIDDDKIVGGYECTPHSQPHTVSLQSGYHFCGGSLVNEDWVVSAAHCYKSRIEVRLGEHHIRVNEGTEQFISSSRVIRHPRYSSYNINNDIMLIKLSKSATLNQYVTPVALPTSCAPAGTMCKVAGWGNTMSSSADGNKLQCLNIPILSDRDCDNSYPGMITDAMFCAGYLEGGKDSCQGDSGGPVVCNGQLQGVVSWGYGCAERDHPGVYAKVCLFNDWLESTMASN